Proteins from one Neodiprion fabricii isolate iyNeoFabr1 chromosome 5, iyNeoFabr1.1, whole genome shotgun sequence genomic window:
- the LOC124182315 gene encoding uncharacterized protein LOC124182315, producing the protein MAVSRSETANVVLLARYISRRGAADVGRYSKAATVFPELNAMADRGEKLRSSTESRRSLENARKDLIGILGELEKIGLTTRANLHLRAYTRLRKAKFCFKKKHAFFAAVLTMLFIRYAKDDLMPTRREKCIIDMPSSVHQVFRPPQDCSMCLGIQQVDKVTKIDPALFELRYAYSGQPVVVTDATTNWTAPKVFSFAFFKSLYEGQEADCQFFPYKTEFKSLREVFNMSTSRALQLAGTKPWYIGWSNCDGEIGATLREHYDIPYFLPDTAETEKTDWIFMGSSGYGAHMHVDDVKHPSWQAQLKGEKLWILEPPRECHYTCNRMTVTVEPGEIIVLDTNRWYHQTRIVSEEVSITIGAEYD; encoded by the exons ATGGCCGTCTCGCGATCTGAGACGGCGAACGTTGTGTTGTTGGCCAGATATATATCGAGGAGAGGCGCAGCAGATGTTGGGCGTTACTCGAAAGCGGCGACAGTGTTTCCTGAGCTAAACGCGATGGCGGACAGAGGTGAGAAGCTGCGGTCCTCGACGGAGTCGCGACGCTCCTTGGAGAACGCGAGAAAAGATTTGATCGGGATCCTCGGTGAACTGGAAAAAATCGGTCTGACAACACGAGCCAACTTACATCTCCGGGCTTACACTCGCCTCCGGAAGGCaaagttttgttttaaaaaaaagcatgcTTTCTTCGCGGCTGTTTTAACAATGCTGTTTATTCGATACGCTAAGGATGATTTGATGCCTACGCGACGTGAGAAG TGCATCATCGATATGCCGTCCTCGGTTCACCAAGTATTCAGACCGCCGCAGGATTGCTCGATGTGTTTGGGGATTCAACAGGTTGATAAAGTGACTAAAATCGATCCGGCGCTCTTCGAACTTCG aTACGCTTATTCCGGCCAACCGGTTGTCGTCACTGATGCAACGACTAACTGGACAGCGCCCAAGGTGTTTTCATTCGCCTTCTTCAAGTCGCTGTACGAAGGACAGGAAGCAGACTGTCAGTTTTTTCCGTACAAAACCGAGTTCAAAAGTCTTCGAGAAGTGTTCAACATGAGCACCAGTCGGGCCCTTCAATTGGCTGGAACAAAGCCGTGGTACATCGGATG GAGTAACTGCGACGGGGAGATCGGAGCGACGTTGAGGGAACATTACGATATTCCTTACTTTTTACCGGATACTGCAGAGACTGAAAAAACTGATTGGATCTTTATGGGGAGTTCCGGATATGGGGCTCACATGCAC GTCGACGACGTCAAACATCCTTCTTGGCAGGCTCAACTCAAAGGTGAAAAACTCTGGATACTCGAACCACCGAGGGAGTGTCACTACACCTGTAACCGAATGACGGTCACCGTTGAACCCGGGGAAATAA TTGTTCTGGACACCAATCGATGGTACCATCAGACCAGGATCGTGTCCGAAGAAGTGAGCATCACGATTGGCGCCGAGTACGATTGA